Proteins co-encoded in one Gossypium arboreum isolate Shixiya-1 chromosome 11, ASM2569848v2, whole genome shotgun sequence genomic window:
- the LOC108473691 gene encoding myosin-9, with product MATVNITVGSHVWVEDPDESWIDGVVSKITGKDVAINTTNGKTVTEKLSKIYPKDLEAPPGGVDDMTKLSYLHEPGVLQNLKARYELNEIYTYTGNILIAINPFQKLPHIYDSHMMQQYKGAPFGELSPHVFAVADVAYRAMINERKSNSILVSGESGAGKTETTKMLMRYLAFLGGRVATEGRTVEQQVLESNPVLEAFGNAKTVRNNNSSRFGKFVEIQFDKHGRISGAAIRTYLLERSRVCQVSDPERNYHCFYLLCAAPQEEVDKYKLGNPKSFHYLNQSRCYELVGVSDAQDYLATRRAMDIVGISDKEQEAIFRVVAAILHLGNICFTKGKEVDSSVPKDDQAKFHLKTTAELLMCDVNALEDALCKRVMVTPEEVIKRSLDPQSATISRDGLAKTLYSRLFDWLVDKINKSIGQDPNSKFLIGVLDIYGFESFKTNSFEQFCINFTNEKLQQHFNQHVFKMEQEEYTKEKINWSYIEFVDNQDVLDLIEKKPGGIVALLDEACMFPKSTHETFANKLYQTFKNHKRFIKPKLSRTDFTIAHYAGDVLYQSDQFLDKNKDYVVPEHQDLLSASKCSFVSGLFPPLPEETSKSSKFSSIGSRFKLQLQSLMDTLNSTEPHYIRCVKPNNQLKPAIFENVNIMQQLRCGGVLEAIRISMAGYPTRKPFFEFINRFGLLHPEALEGNYDEKVACQKILEKAGLQGYQIGLTKIFLRAGQMAELDARRAEVLNTAAKTIQRRIRTHISRKRFLAIQKASINLQAICRGRLACKVYSNKREQAAVLKIQKNVRRHQSRQAYKKLHVSALVLQTGMRAMAAHNELRFRKLNKAATLVQARWRCRRAATYYKKLKRGCIVTQTRWRGRVARRELRKLKMAARETGALKEAKDKLEKNVEELTWRLQLEKRLRTDLEEAKAQEVAKLQNTLQEMQKTIDETNELLEKERESAKKAIEEAPPVVQEKEVLVEDTKQIESLTEELETLKTSLDSEKQRADSAEEKYNELKESSEETGKKLDETEKKLKQLQDTLRGLEEKLTNLESENKVLRQQAVSMTPNKFLSGRSRSILQRGSESGHLEPRVPIDLHSSSINHREPHEVEEKPQKSLNEKQQENQDLLIRCIAQHLGFAGNRPIAACIIYKCLLQWRSFEVERTSVFDRIIQTIGNAIETQDNNDVLAYWLSNASTLLLLLQRTLKASGAAGMTPQRRRSSSATLFGRMTQSFRGAPQGVSLALINGGVTAGVDTLRQVEAKYPALLFKQQLTAYVEKIYGMIRDNLKKEISPLLGLCIQAPRTSRASLVKGASRSVANTAGQQALIAHWQGIVKSLGNFLNTLKLNFVPPFLVRKVFTQIFSFINVQLFNSLLLRRECCSFSNGEYVKAGLAELEHWCYEATDEYAGLAWDELKHIRQAIGFLVIHQKSKKTLDEISHDLCPVLSIQQLYRISTMYWDDKYGTHSVSPDVIANMRVLMTEDSNNAVSNSFLLDDDSSIPFSVDDLSKSMEQIDIADIEPPPLIRENIGFSFLLPRSD from the exons ATG GCAACGGTAAATATTACTGTAGGGTCTCACGTGTGGGTTGAAGACCCAGATGAATCTTGGATTGATGGGGTGGTTTCGAAAATTACTGGAAAAGATGTTGCGATTAACACCACTAATGGAAAAACG GTCActgaaaaattatcaaaaatatatCCAAAAGACTTGGAAGCTCCACCTGGTGGAGTTGATGACATGACCAAGCTATCTTATCTACATGAGCCTGGAGTTTTGCAGAATTTGAAAGCTAGATATGAACTCAATGAAATTTAT ACTTATACAGGAAATATATTAATTGCTATTAATCCATTCCAAAAACTGCCTCACATCTATGATTCTCATATGATGCAACAATACAAGGGAGCCCCATTTGGGGAACTAAGTCCTCATGTTTTTGCAGTTGCTGATGTTGCATACAG GGCCATGATTAATGAAAGGAAAAGCAATTCAATTCTGGTTAGTGGTGAAAGTGGAGCAGGTAAAACTGAGACCACAAAGATGCTTATGCGATACCTTGCCTTTCTTGGTGGTCGAGTTGCCACCGAAGGACGGACAGTAGAACAACAAGTTCTTGAA TCTAATCCAGTTCTTGAAGCATTTGGCAATGCTAAAACTGTTCGAAATAACAACTCCAG TCGTTTCGGTAAATTTGTTGAGATCCAGTTTGATAAGCATGGAAGAATATCAGGAGCTGCTATCAGAACTTACCTTCTAGAGAGATCTCGTGTTTGCCAAGTTTCTGACCCTGAGCGCAACTACCACTGTTTTTATCTTCTTTGTGCGGCACCACAGGAG GAAGTTGATAAGTATAAGTTGGGAAACCCCAAAAGCTTTCACTATCTTAACCAGTCACGCTGCTATGAACTGGTTGGTGTAAGTGATGCCCAAGATTATCTTGCGACACGGAGAGCTATGGATATTGTCGGAATTAGTGACAAGGAGCAG GAAGCCATTTTCAGAGTTGTTGCTGCAATTCTCCATCTTGGAAACATTTGTTTCACTAAAGGAAAGGAAGTTGATTCATCAGTTCCGAAAGATGACCAGGCTAAGTTCCATCTGAAGACAACAGCAGAGCTTCTCAT GTGTGATGTTAATGCCTTAGAAGATGCATTGTGTAAGCGTGTTATGGTCACACCTGAGGAAGTTATAAAGAGAAGTCTCGATCCTCAAAGCGCTACAATTAGCAGGGATGGCTTGGCTAAAACACTTTATTCACGATTGTTCGACTG GCTGGTAGATAAAATTAATAAGTCAATTGGACAAGATCCAAACTCGAAATTTTTAATAGGAGTCCTCGACATCTACGGCTTCGAAAGCTTTAAGACTAATAG CTTTGAGCAGTTTTGTATTAACTTCACCAATGAGAAGTTGCAACAGCATTTCAATCAG CATGTATTTAAGATGGAGCAAGAAGAGTACACAAAAGAGAAGATCAATTGGAGCTACATTGAATTTGTTGATAACCAGGATGTCCTCGACCTTATTGAAAAG AAACCTGGAGGAATTGTTGCTCTTCTAGATGAAGCTTG CATGTTCCCGAAATCAACTCATGAAACTTTTGCAAACAAGCTTTATCAGACGTTTAAGAACCACAAGAGATTCATTAAGCCGAAATTGTCTCGCACTGATTTCACCATTGCTCATTATGCTGGAGAT GTTCTATACCAATCTGATCaatttttggacaaaaacaaGGATTATGTGGTTCCCGAACATCAAGACTTGTTGAGTGCTTCCAAATGTTCGTTTGTATCAGGCCTTTTCCCTCCACTTCCAGAAGAAACATCTAAATCATCCAAGTTTTCTTCAATTGGTTCTCGTTTTAAG CTCCAACTACAGTCTCTAATGGACACATTAAATTCTACGGAACCTCACTACATCCGATGTGTAAAGCCGAACAACCAACTTAAGCCTGCTATATTTGAGAATGTTAATATCATGCAACAACTCCGTTGTGGT GGTGTTCTAGAGGCAATCAGAATCAGTATGGCCGGATATCCAACTCGCAAACCTTTCTTTGAATTCATTAACCGATTCGGGCTGCTTCATCCTGAGGCTTTGGAAGGAAA CTATGATGAAAAGGTTGCATGCCAGAAGATTCTGGAAAAGGCCGGACTTCAAGGGTATCAA ATAGGCCTAACAAAGATCTTTCTGAGAGCTGGTCAGATGGCAGAATTAGATGCAAGGAGAGCAGAAGTACTCAATACTGCTGCCAAAACTATACAGCGGCGGATTCGTACCCATATATCTCGTAAAAGATTCCTTGCAATACAAAAGGCATCTATTAATCTTCAGGCCATATGTAGAG GAAGATTGGCTTGCAAAGTTTATAGTAACAAGAGAGAGCAGGCAGCAGTTTTGAAAATTCAGAAGAACGTAAGGAGGCACCAATCTAGACAAGCCTATAAGAAGCTTCATGTATCAGCCCTTGTCTTACAGACAGGCATGAGGGCAATGGCTGCTCATAATGAATTGAGATTCAGGAAGTTAAATAAAGCGGCTACATTGGTTCAG GCTCGATGGCGTTGTCGCAGAGCTGCTACATATTATAAGAAGCTCAAAAGAGGATGTATAGTGACACAAACCAGGTGGAGGGGAAGAGTTGCAAGAAGAGAGCTTAGAAAGCTCAAAATG GCTGCAAGGGAAACAGGTGCACTAAAAGAAGCGAAGGATAAACTTGAAAAGAATGTGGAGGAACTTACTTGGCGTTTACAGCTTGAGAAACGTTTAAGG ACTGATCTAGAAGAAGCAAAAGCTCAGGAGGTAGCAAAACTGCAAAACACGTTGCAAGAAATGCAGAAAACAATTGATGAAACCAATGAATTGCTTGAAAAAGAACGAGAGTCCGCAAAGAAAGCCATCGAAGAAGCGCCTCCTGTTGTACAAGAGAAAGAAGTTTTAGTTGAAGATACAAAGCAAATTGAATCTCTAACAGAAGAATTGGAAACCCTAAAG ACCTCATTAGACTCGGAAAAACAAAGAGCAGACAGTGCTGAAGAAAAATACAATGAACTCAAAGAGTCAAGTGAAGAAACTGGAAAAAAACTGGACGAAACAGAAAAAAAACTTAAACAACTCCAGGACACATTGAGAGG GTTAGAGGAGAAGCTCACTAATCTAGAATCGGAGAATAAAGTACTACGGCAACAGGCTGTATCCATGACTCCAAATAAGTTCCTTTCTGGACGCTCGAGATCGATTTTGCAG AGAGGTTCTGAAAGTGGGCATCTAGAACCAAGGGTACCCATT GATCTTCACAGCAGCTCAATAAACCATAGAGAGCCACACGAAGTGGAGGAGAAACCGCAAAAATCACTAAATGAGAAACAACAGGAAAACCAGGATTTGCTCATTCGATGTATTGCGCAACATTTAGGCTTTGCAGGGAACAGGCCTATTGCAGCTTGTATCATTTACAAATGTCTTCTGCAATGGAGATCGTTCGAAGTTGAGCGAACTAGTGTCTTTGATCGGATCATTCAGACTATAGGCAATGCTATTGAG ACCCAGGATAACAATGATGTCTTGGCCTATTGGTTATCCAATGCCTCCACACTTCTCTTGCTACTCCAGCGCACATTAAAAGCTAGTGGTGCTGCTGGAATGACTCCACAACGCCGTCGATCATCATCAGCTACTTTGTTTGGGAGAATGACTCAA AGTTTCCGTGGAGCTCCACAAGGTGTCAGTCTTGCCTTAATTAATGGAGGTGTCACCGCTGGGGTGGACACTTTACGGCAAGTTGAAGCCAAGTACCCAGCCTTGCTTTTTAAGCAACAGCTTACAGCATATGTGGAGAAGATATATGGAATGATCAGAGATAATCTGAAGAAAGAAATTTCACCATTGCTTGGATTGTGCATACAG GCACCAAGAACATCCAGAGCAAGCTTGGTTAAAGGAGCATCGCGATCCGTTGCAAATACTGCAGGCCAACAGGCTTTGATTGCTCACTGGCAAGGGATTGTGAAGAGCCTTGGAAATTTCTTGAACACGTTGAAACTAAATTTT GTACCTCCATTCTTAGTCCGTAAGGTGTTTACACAGATATTCTCATTCATCAATGTTCAGCTATTCAACAG TCTTTTGTTGAGGAGAGAGTGTTGTTCATTCAGTAATGGTGAATATGTTAAAGCTGGGCTAGCTGAACTTGAACACTGGTGTTATGAGGCAACCGATGAG TATGCAGGTTTAGCTTGGGATGAGCTCAAGCATATACGGCAGGCCATCGGTTTTCTA GTAATACATCAAAAATCTAAGAAAACACTGGATGAAATAAGCCACGATCTTTGTCCG GTCCTCAGTATACAGCAGCTGTATCGTATTAGTACGATGTATTGGGACGACAAGTATGGCACGCATAGTGTGTCCCCCGAT GTAATAGCCAATATGAGAGTGTTGATGACAGAAGATTCCAACAATGCTGTTAGTAATTCCTTCCTGCTGGATGATGATTCAAG CATTCCATTTTCAGTTGACGACCTATCAAAGTCGATGGAACAAATAGACATTGCGGACATTGAACCACCGCCACTTATTCGCGAGAACATAGGCTTTAGTTTCTTGTTGCCACGTTCAGATTAA
- the LOC108473868 gene encoding GRF1-interacting factor 1 isoform X1, protein MQQHLMQMQPMMAAYYPNNVTTDHIQQYLDENKSLILKIVESQNSGKLSECAENQARLQRNLMYLAAIADSQPQPPTVHAQFPSGGIMQQGAGHYMQHQQAQQMTQQSLMAARSSMLYSQQPFSALQQQQQQALHSQLGMSSGGSTGLHMLQTESSTAGGSGALGAGGFPDFGRGSSGEGIHGGRPMAGGSKQDIGSAGSAEGRGGSSGGQGGGDGGETLYLKAADDGN, encoded by the exons atgcaGCAGCACCTGATGCAGATGCAGCCCATGATGGCAGCTTATTATCCCAACAACGTCACTACTGATCATATTCAACAG TATCTCGATGAGAACAAGTCATTGATCTTAAAGATTGTTGAGAGCCAGAATTCTGGGAAATTGAGTGAATGTGCCGA GAACCAAGCAAGGCTGCAGCGAAACCTCATGTACCTGGCTGCCATTGCGGATTCTCAACCCCAACCACCCACCGTGCATGCACAG TTTCCATCTGGTGGTATCATGCAGCAAGGAGCTGGGCACTACATGCAGCACCAACAAGCTCAACAAATGACACAACAGTCGCTTATGGCTGCTCGGTCCTCAATGTTGTATTCTCAGCAACCATTTTCTGCACTGCAACAACAACAGCAGCAAGCTTTGCACAGTCAGCTTGGCATGAGCTCTGGCGGAAGCACAGGCCTTCATATGCTGCAAACTGAATCTAGTACTGCAGGTGGCAGTGGAGCACTTGGGGCCGGAGGGTTTCCTGATTTTGGACGTGGTTCTTCTGGAGAAGGCATCCATGGTGGCAGGCCAATGGCAGGTGGAAGCAAGCAAGATATCGGGAGTGCCGGCTCAGCTGAAGGTCGTGGAGGAAGCTCTGGTGGTCAGGGTGGTGGTGATGGGGGTGAAACCCTTTACTTAAAAGCAGCCGATGATGGGAACTGA
- the LOC108473868 gene encoding GRF1-interacting factor 1 isoform X2 — protein sequence MYLAAIADSQPQPPTVHAQFPSGGIMQQGAGHYMQHQQAQQMTQQSLMAARSSMLYSQQPFSALQQQQQQALHSQLGMSSGGSTGLHMLQTESSTAGGSGALGAGGFPDFGRGSSGEGIHGGRPMAGGSKQDIGSAGSAEGRGGSSGGQGGGDGGETLYLKAADDGN from the exons ATGTACCTGGCTGCCATTGCGGATTCTCAACCCCAACCACCCACCGTGCATGCACAG TTTCCATCTGGTGGTATCATGCAGCAAGGAGCTGGGCACTACATGCAGCACCAACAAGCTCAACAAATGACACAACAGTCGCTTATGGCTGCTCGGTCCTCAATGTTGTATTCTCAGCAACCATTTTCTGCACTGCAACAACAACAGCAGCAAGCTTTGCACAGTCAGCTTGGCATGAGCTCTGGCGGAAGCACAGGCCTTCATATGCTGCAAACTGAATCTAGTACTGCAGGTGGCAGTGGAGCACTTGGGGCCGGAGGGTTTCCTGATTTTGGACGTGGTTCTTCTGGAGAAGGCATCCATGGTGGCAGGCCAATGGCAGGTGGAAGCAAGCAAGATATCGGGAGTGCCGGCTCAGCTGAAGGTCGTGGAGGAAGCTCTGGTGGTCAGGGTGGTGGTGATGGGGGTGAAACCCTTTACTTAAAAGCAGCCGATGATGGGAACTGA